In Oceanivirga salmonicida, the genomic window TTTATAAGATACATCAATTATATCTTCAACAAAAACTACATTCTTTCCTTCAATACAAACATCTAAATCTTTTAAAATTTTAATTTCTCCACTAGTTTTCATACTGCTCCCATATCTTGAAACTGACATAAAGTCTATTTCTATTACATTGTCTAATTTTCTTGATAAATCTGCTAAAAACATTAAAGAACCTCTTAAAAGACCTATTACCAAAATATCTTTTCCCTTAAATTCTTCATTTATTTTTTCAGCAATTTCTAATACTTTATCAGATATACTTTTCTCTGATATCATTTCTTCAATATGATATTTCATATTTCAACTACCTCCCATATTTACACTACAAAAATAGTATAAC contains:
- a CDS encoding phosphoribosyltransferase: MKYHIEEMISEKSISDKVLEIAEKINEEFKGKDILVIGLLRGSLMFLADLSRKLDNVIEIDFMSVSRYGSSMKTSGEIKILKDLDVCIEGKNVVFVEDIIDVSYK